The following are encoded together in the Halobaculum limi genome:
- a CDS encoding TrmB family transcriptional regulator, translating into MDTDGGDAPDAVDGRDVDVESLLKRFGLSDKEVDTYLTLLEHGEAKASTVAEAAGVSKRYVYSASEELEARGFVTVNDHVTPTTIRANPPAEVVDRLAADAESMRPALEARFSRAETTQEPFEVVKSRVTVVKRIRRAIEEATMEVALSFPLDRLDEVADDLRAAVDRGVLVLLIVTGVDESVDDRTLDLDGVASAARAWSQPMPSMLTVDGRTGVVAPAEMVARSNSGKQAIVFSQQQLGPVIVGSFLGNYWPAAAEVVVADPAPLPASYGDFRHTVFQAELHRRAADGVVAHVTGRLTATGEEVTLTGEVVAVNQGLVAPANNDFPIQHTLTLDVDGDHVTVGGLGAFVEDVEAERVELRPLES; encoded by the coding sequence ATGGATACCGACGGGGGAGACGCCCCCGACGCAGTCGACGGACGCGACGTCGACGTGGAGTCGTTGCTGAAGCGGTTCGGCCTCTCGGACAAGGAGGTGGACACCTACCTGACGCTCCTCGAACACGGTGAGGCGAAAGCCAGCACGGTCGCGGAGGCCGCGGGCGTCTCCAAGCGCTACGTCTACAGCGCCAGCGAGGAACTGGAGGCGCGGGGCTTCGTCACCGTCAACGACCACGTGACGCCGACGACAATTCGCGCGAATCCGCCCGCCGAAGTCGTCGACAGACTCGCCGCCGATGCGGAGTCGATGCGTCCAGCGCTCGAAGCCCGATTCTCTCGGGCGGAGACGACACAGGAACCGTTCGAGGTGGTGAAATCCCGCGTCACCGTCGTCAAGCGCATCCGTCGCGCCATCGAGGAGGCCACGATGGAGGTGGCGCTGTCGTTCCCCCTCGACCGTCTCGACGAGGTGGCCGACGACCTCCGGGCGGCCGTCGACCGCGGCGTGTTGGTCCTGCTCATCGTCACCGGCGTCGACGAGTCGGTCGACGACCGCACGCTCGACCTCGACGGCGTCGCCAGCGCCGCCCGCGCGTGGAGTCAGCCGATGCCGTCGATGCTCACCGTCGACGGCCGAACCGGCGTGGTCGCGCCCGCGGAGATGGTCGCTCGCTCTAACAGCGGCAAACAGGCCATCGTCTTCTCCCAACAGCAACTCGGCCCCGTCATCGTCGGGTCGTTCCTCGGGAACTACTGGCCCGCCGCCGCCGAAGTGGTCGTCGCCGACCCCGCGCCGCTCCCGGCGTCGTACGGTGACTTCCGTCACACTGTGTTCCAGGCGGAACTCCACCGCCGCGCCGCCGACGGCGTCGTCGCGCACGTCACCGGCCGACTCACCGCGACCGGCGAGGAGGTGACGCTGACCGGAGAGGTCGTCGCCGTCAACCAGGGGCTCGTCGCCCCGGCGAACAACGACTTTCCCATCCAGCACACGCTCACGCTTGACGTCGACGGCGACCACGTCACCGTCGGCGGCCTCGGCGCGTTCGTTGAGGACGTCGAAGCCGAGCGTGTCGAACTCCGACCGCTCGAATCGTAA